A stretch of Leptolyngbya subtilissima AS-A7 DNA encodes these proteins:
- a CDS encoding DUF6761 family protein produces the protein MLQDAKAVRYYQRITDAFVDQWNRGYRTSELRLYLEGYLAALRHSDALEPYLVHRLEEDTIRYLNDPSNFIVPLPEPEIY, from the coding sequence ATGCTTCAGGATGCCAAAGCTGTTCGGTACTATCAACGGATTACCGATGCCTTCGTCGACCAGTGGAACCGAGGCTATCGCACCAGCGAGCTGCGTCTTTACCTTGAAGGCTACCTAGCCGCCCTCCGTCACTCTGACGCCCTCGAGCCATACCTAGTCCACCGCCTTGAAGAAGACACCATCCGCTATCTCAATGACCCCTCTAATTTTATTGTCCCACTGCCAGAGCCAGAAATTTATTGA
- the psbD gene encoding photosystem II D2 protein (photosystem q(a) protein), whose protein sequence is MTIAMGRAQAERGWFDVLDDWLKRDRFVFIGWSGLLLFPCAFMAVGGWLTGTTFVTSWYTHGLASSYLEGCNFLTVAVSTPAASLGHSLLLLWGPEAQGDFVRWCQLGGLWSFVALHGTFGLIGFMLRQFEVARLVGLRPYNAIAFSAPIAVFVSVFLMYPLGQSSWFFAPSFGVAAIFRFLLFLQGFHNWTLNPFHMMGVAGVLGGALLCAIHGATVENTLFKDSENANTFRAFEPTQAEETYSMVTANRFWSQIFGIAFSNKRWLHFFMLFVPVTGLWMSAVGIVGLGLNLRAYDFVSQEIRAAEDPEFETFYTKNILLNEGIRAWMAPTDQPHEKFVFPEEVLPRGNAL, encoded by the coding sequence ATGACCATAGCAATGGGACGCGCGCAAGCCGAGCGAGGATGGTTCGACGTCCTTGACGACTGGCTAAAGCGCGATCGCTTTGTGTTTATTGGGTGGTCGGGCCTTTTGCTGTTCCCCTGCGCCTTCATGGCCGTAGGTGGATGGCTAACCGGCACCACCTTTGTCACCTCCTGGTACACCCACGGCCTCGCGTCGTCGTACCTGGAAGGGTGTAACTTTTTGACCGTTGCCGTTTCTACCCCCGCCGCTAGCCTGGGTCACTCCCTGCTACTGCTGTGGGGCCCCGAAGCCCAGGGTGACTTTGTGCGCTGGTGCCAACTCGGTGGCCTGTGGAGCTTCGTCGCCCTACACGGCACCTTCGGTCTGATCGGCTTCATGCTGCGTCAGTTCGAAGTGGCTCGTCTCGTCGGCCTGCGTCCCTACAACGCCATCGCCTTTTCGGCCCCGATTGCGGTATTTGTCAGCGTCTTTCTGATGTACCCCTTAGGTCAGTCGAGCTGGTTCTTTGCACCTAGCTTTGGCGTAGCGGCCATCTTCCGCTTTCTGCTGTTCCTACAAGGCTTCCACAACTGGACCTTGAACCCCTTCCACATGATGGGTGTAGCGGGTGTGTTGGGTGGAGCACTACTGTGCGCCATCCACGGCGCCACCGTTGAGAACACGCTGTTCAAAGACAGCGAGAACGCCAACACCTTCCGTGCGTTTGAGCCGACCCAGGCTGAAGAGACCTACTCGATGGTGACTGCCAACCGATTCTGGTCTCAGATTTTTGGGATTGCGTTTTCGAACAAGCGTTGGTTGCACTTCTTCATGCTGTTTGTGCCGGTCACCGGCTTGTGGATGAGTGCAGTGGGCATTGTGGGTCTCGGGTTGAACCTGCGGGCCTACGACTTTGTGTCCCAGGAGATTCGGGCGGCAGAAGACCCAGAGTTTGAGACCTTCTACACCAAGAACATCTTGTTGAACGAAGGCATTCGGGCTTGGATGGCACCGACTGACCAGCCCCATGAGAAGTTTGTATTCCCCGAAGAGGTACTCCCCCGTGGTAACGCTCTCTAG
- the ilvC gene encoding ketol-acid reductoisomerase, whose protein sequence is MARMYYDSDANLDLLNGKTVAIIGYGSQGHAHALNLKDSGVNVIVGLYEGSRSTAKAEAEGLTVKPVADAVKLADWIMILLPDEVQRTIYNEAIAPNLEAGNVLLFAHGFNINFGQIVPPADVDVVMVAPKGPGHLVRRTYQEGQGVPCLFAVYQDATGQARDRAMAYAKGIGGTRAGVLETTFREETETDLFGEQVVLCGGLSELIKAGFETLVNAGYQPELAYFECLHEVKLIVDLVVEGGLAKMRDSISNTAEYGDYTRGPRIITDETRAEMRKVLKEIQTGQFAREFVLESQSGNAGFTAMRRREAEHPIEEVGKDLRAMFSWLKKA, encoded by the coding sequence ATGGCCCGCATGTATTACGACAGTGACGCCAACTTAGATTTGCTCAACGGCAAGACCGTCGCCATTATTGGCTATGGCTCCCAGGGCCATGCCCACGCCCTCAACCTCAAAGACAGCGGCGTCAACGTCATTGTGGGTCTCTACGAAGGCAGCCGCTCCACCGCCAAAGCTGAGGCCGAAGGTCTGACCGTCAAGCCCGTCGCCGATGCCGTCAAGCTCGCCGACTGGATCATGATTTTGCTGCCCGACGAAGTGCAGCGCACTATTTATAACGAGGCGATCGCCCCCAACCTAGAAGCGGGCAACGTGCTGCTGTTTGCCCACGGCTTCAACATCAACTTTGGTCAGATCGTGCCCCCCGCCGATGTGGATGTGGTGATGGTGGCCCCTAAAGGCCCCGGCCACCTGGTACGCCGCACCTACCAAGAGGGCCAAGGGGTGCCCTGCCTGTTTGCTGTGTATCAAGATGCCACGGGTCAGGCCCGCGATCGCGCCATGGCCTACGCTAAAGGCATCGGCGGTACTCGCGCTGGTGTACTCGAAACCACCTTCCGTGAAGAAACCGAGACCGACCTGTTTGGCGAGCAAGTGGTGCTCTGCGGCGGCCTCAGCGAGCTGATCAAAGCCGGTTTTGAAACTCTAGTGAATGCTGGCTACCAGCCCGAGCTGGCCTACTTTGAATGTCTCCACGAAGTGAAGCTAATTGTCGATCTCGTTGTGGAAGGCGGCCTCGCCAAAATGCGCGACAGCATCTCCAACACCGCTGAATACGGCGACTACACCCGTGGCCCCCGCATCATCACCGACGAAACCCGCGCCGAAATGCGCAAGGTGCTGAAGGAAATTCAGACCGGCCAGTTTGCTCGCGAGTTTGTGCTTGAGAGCCAGTCGGGCAACGCCGGCTTCACCGCCATGCGCCGCCGCGAAGCCGAGCACCCCATTGAAGAAGTGGGTAAGGATCTGCGGGCCATGTTTAGCTGGCTGAAGAAAGCGTAG
- a CDS encoding photosystem I assembly protein Ycf4 — translation MTASLSTTQSQALKRTVLGARRVSNIFWAVVLTLGGLGFALAGASSYLKQNLLPFADPTQLVFIPQGIAMGFYGVAALGLATFLWIVISLDVGGGYNSFDKASNRLQIVRKGFWGKNRRIEFEHPLEDVTAVRVAIKEGLNPKRTLYLRIKGRPDIPLTRVGQPIPLADLENQGAELARFLQVPLEGL, via the coding sequence ATGACTGCCTCTCTGTCGACTACTCAATCTCAAGCCCTTAAGCGCACCGTGCTGGGGGCCCGTCGTGTGAGCAACATTTTTTGGGCCGTGGTGCTCACCCTAGGCGGGCTAGGGTTTGCCCTGGCTGGAGCTTCTAGCTACCTGAAACAGAACCTACTGCCCTTCGCTGACCCAACTCAGTTGGTGTTTATTCCCCAAGGCATTGCCATGGGCTTTTATGGGGTGGCTGCCCTTGGTCTGGCCACGTTCCTTTGGATTGTTATCAGTTTGGATGTGGGCGGCGGGTACAACAGCTTCGACAAAGCCAGCAATCGCCTACAGATTGTACGCAAAGGCTTTTGGGGCAAAAACCGCCGCATTGAATTTGAGCATCCCCTAGAAGACGTGACCGCAGTGCGGGTGGCGATTAAAGAAGGGCTCAACCCCAAGCGCACCCTCTACCTGCGCATCAAGGGCCGCCCCGATATTCCGCTGACTCGGGTGGGCCAGCCGATTCCCCTAGCTGATTTAGAAAATCAGGGGGCAGAGTTGGCGCGGTTTTTGCAGGTGCCGCTAGAGGGGCTATAG
- a CDS encoding beta-ketoacyl-ACP synthase, with protein sequence MSRQGRDRAVVVTGMGLVTALGTTATATWNNLLAGKSGIRIRQPFPELPPRPLAMVGDKPTDIEDLLGLAVAEAIADAQLTPPLTDCGVVIGSSRSFQGRWERMARNEFWADNPWLEALPHMGAIAAARQIQSQGPVLAPMAACATGLTAIFQGYELVRRGQCDRVIVGAAEAPVTPLTLAGFEQLGALATTGCYPFAPQREGLVLGEGAAVLVLESVSSWLERSGPEVYGCILGGGFSVDAYHRTAPDPTLGGSRLALKNCLYYSGLKPQQVSYIHAHGTGTRLNDAHEVQLLTEGFSPPPWMSSTKGATGHTLGASGAIGAALCLLALRHQVLPPNTGGQGGSIYPKLVTHPISTDLEVALCLSFGFGGQNGVLALGLDRTSTEISGSA encoded by the coding sequence CTGAGTAGGCAAGGTAGAGATCGGGCCGTTGTTGTAACCGGCATGGGGCTGGTCACAGCCCTAGGGACTACAGCAACGGCCACCTGGAACAATCTTCTGGCCGGAAAATCGGGTATTCGGATCAGACAGCCATTTCCGGAACTGCCGCCTCGGCCTTTGGCTATGGTAGGCGATAAGCCCACTGACATTGAGGATTTGCTGGGGTTGGCGGTGGCTGAGGCGATCGCCGATGCTCAGCTCACACCTCCCCTGACCGATTGCGGCGTGGTAATCGGCTCTAGCCGCAGCTTTCAGGGCCGCTGGGAACGGATGGCTCGCAATGAATTTTGGGCAGACAACCCCTGGCTGGAGGCGCTGCCGCACATGGGGGCGATCGCCGCTGCCCGCCAGATTCAATCTCAAGGCCCGGTGCTGGCCCCGATGGCGGCCTGTGCTACCGGGCTGACGGCAATTTTTCAGGGCTATGAGCTAGTGCGGCGGGGACAGTGCGATCGCGTCATCGTTGGTGCCGCCGAAGCGCCCGTTACCCCCCTTACCTTGGCAGGCTTTGAGCAATTAGGAGCCCTCGCAACCACCGGCTGCTACCCCTTTGCCCCCCAACGAGAAGGCTTAGTGCTGGGGGAGGGCGCTGCGGTGCTGGTGCTAGAGTCAGTATCTTCTTGGCTAGAGCGATCGGGGCCAGAGGTATACGGCTGCATTCTGGGTGGCGGATTTAGCGTTGATGCCTACCACCGCACGGCGCCAGATCCAACACTGGGGGGCAGTCGTTTGGCCCTCAAGAATTGTCTTTACTACAGCGGGCTGAAGCCTCAGCAGGTTAGCTACATTCATGCCCACGGTACCGGAACTAGACTCAACGATGCCCATGAGGTGCAGCTATTGACTGAGGGGTTTTCGCCACCGCCGTGGATGAGTTCGACCAAGGGAGCGACAGGGCATACGTTGGGGGCTTCGGGGGCGATCGGGGCGGCGCTTTGCCTGCTGGCGCTGCGGCATCAAGTGCTGCCGCCCAACACGGGGGGGCAGGGCGGGAGCATTTACCCCAAGCTCGTGACTCACCCCATTTCTACTGATTTGGAGGTGGCTCTGTGCCTTAGCTTTGGCTTCGGGGGGCAGAATGGAGTGCTCGCGCTAGGGCTGGATCGCACTAGCACTGAAATTAGCGGCTCTGCTTAA
- a CDS encoding peptidylprolyl isomerase, with translation MALSTRPFTLALAALLTLWLGACTSSPSLDSTSEAPTDPGLTESVAVAPTGLPVLEGTATVEMVVNGSPIVIELDGANAPVTAGNFVDLVNRGVYDGLVFHRVVRDPQPFVAQGGDPQSKDPSVPAQQLGTGSFIDPDTQAPRYVPLEIKPAGAAEPIYSQTLEEAGISDAPELPHTRGAVAMARSQAVDSASAQFYITLAELPFLDGSYAVFGYVTSGMEAVDAIQQGDRIESARVTAGLENLKTE, from the coding sequence ATGGCTCTCTCGACACGCCCGTTTACCCTAGCCCTAGCTGCCCTGCTAACCCTATGGCTGGGCGCTTGCACCAGTTCCCCAAGCCTAGACTCGACTAGCGAAGCCCCCACAGACCCCGGCCTAACTGAGTCGGTGGCGGTGGCCCCAACCGGTTTGCCCGTGCTAGAGGGTACGGCAACGGTGGAGATGGTAGTGAACGGCAGCCCCATTGTGATAGAGCTAGACGGTGCCAATGCCCCAGTCACCGCTGGTAACTTTGTAGATTTGGTGAACCGTGGCGTCTACGATGGCCTAGTGTTTCACCGGGTGGTGCGTGACCCACAGCCCTTTGTTGCCCAAGGCGGCGACCCCCAGAGCAAAGACCCTAGCGTGCCGGCTCAGCAGTTGGGTACAGGTAGCTTTATTGACCCTGATACCCAGGCTCCCCGCTACGTTCCCTTAGAAATTAAGCCCGCTGGGGCAGCAGAGCCAATCTATAGCCAAACCCTTGAAGAAGCCGGCATCAGCGATGCCCCAGAACTGCCCCACACTCGGGGTGCTGTAGCTATGGCGCGATCGCAGGCGGTAGATTCGGCCTCGGCGCAGTTTTATATCACCCTGGCGGAGCTGCCCTTTTTGGACGGTAGCTACGCGGTGTTTGGCTACGTCACCAGCGGTATGGAGGCGGTGGATGCCATTCAGCAGGGCGATCGCATTGAATCGGCGCGAGTCACAGCCGGGCTGGAGAATCTGAAGACTGAGTAG
- the psbC gene encoding photosystem II reaction center protein CP43, translating to MVTLSSNSYIAGRDQESTGFAWWSGNARLINLSGKLLGAHVAHSGLIVFWAGAMTLFEVAHFVPDKPLYEQGFILLPHLATLGWGVGPGGEVINTFPYFVVGVLHLISSAVLGLGGIYHALRGPEVLEEYSSFFGYDWKDKNQMTNIIGYHLILLGCGALLLVLKACVFGGVYDTWAPGGGDVRIITNPTLNPAVIFGYLLGSPFGGDGWIVGVNNMEDIIGGHIWVGLICIAGGIWHILTKPFGWARRALIWSGEAYLSYSLGALSLMGFIASCYVWFNNTAYPSEFYGPTNAESSQAQAMTFLVRDMRLGANIGAAQGPTGLGKYLMRSPTGEIIFGGETMRFWDFQGPWLEPLRGPNGLDLDKLTNDIQDWQVRRAAEYMTHAPNASINSVGGVITEINSVNFVNPRQWLSTSHFVLGFFFLIGHLWHAGRARAAEAGFEKGIDRETEPVLAMGDLD from the coding sequence GTGGTAACGCTCTCTAGCAACTCGTATATTGCTGGGCGCGACCAAGAATCCACCGGCTTTGCCTGGTGGTCTGGTAACGCTCGTTTGATCAACCTATCCGGCAAGCTGTTGGGTGCCCACGTGGCCCACTCTGGTCTGATTGTGTTCTGGGCCGGGGCTATGACCCTGTTTGAAGTAGCCCACTTTGTTCCTGACAAGCCTCTGTATGAGCAGGGCTTCATTCTGCTACCCCACCTGGCTACTTTGGGCTGGGGTGTGGGTCCTGGTGGTGAAGTCATCAACACCTTTCCCTACTTCGTTGTCGGTGTGCTGCACCTGATTTCGTCGGCGGTGCTGGGTCTCGGTGGTATCTACCACGCCCTGCGCGGTCCCGAGGTGCTGGAAGAGTACTCTTCCTTCTTTGGCTACGACTGGAAAGACAAGAACCAGATGACCAACATCATCGGCTACCACCTCATCCTGCTGGGTTGCGGTGCGCTGCTGCTGGTTTTGAAGGCTTGTGTGTTCGGTGGTGTCTATGACACTTGGGCACCGGGCGGTGGCGATGTTCGCATCATCACCAACCCGACCCTAAACCCCGCTGTGATCTTTGGTTACCTATTGGGTTCTCCCTTTGGTGGCGACGGCTGGATTGTCGGCGTCAACAACATGGAAGACATCATCGGCGGCCACATTTGGGTTGGCCTAATCTGCATCGCTGGCGGCATTTGGCACATTCTGACCAAGCCCTTTGGCTGGGCCCGTCGTGCTCTGATCTGGTCTGGTGAAGCCTACCTGTCGTACAGCCTGGGCGCTCTGTCCCTGATGGGCTTTATCGCCTCCTGCTACGTGTGGTTCAACAACACGGCCTATCCTTCTGAGTTCTACGGTCCCACCAACGCCGAGTCTTCTCAGGCCCAGGCGATGACCTTCCTGGTGCGCGACATGCGCCTGGGTGCTAACATCGGTGCGGCCCAAGGCCCCACTGGTCTGGGTAAGTACCTGATGCGCTCCCCCACTGGTGAGATCATCTTTGGTGGTGAAACCATGCGCTTTTGGGACTTCCAAGGTCCTTGGTTGGAGCCCCTGCGTGGCCCCAACGGCCTTGACCTCGATAAGCTGACCAATGATATCCAAGATTGGCAGGTGCGTCGCGCGGCTGAGTATATGACTCACGCGCCCAACGCCTCGATCAACTCGGTGGGCGGTGTGATCACGGAAATCAATTCTGTGAACTTCGTGAACCCCCGCCAGTGGCTGTCGACCTCTCACTTCGTACTGGGCTTCTTCTTCCTGATTGGCCACCTCTGGCATGCTGGTCGCGCTCGCGCGGCTGAGGCAGGCTTCGAGAAGGGTATCGATCGCGAAACTGAACCCGTGCTCGCTATGGGCGACCTCGACTAA
- a CDS encoding aminotransferase class I/II-fold pyridoxal phosphate-dependent enzyme: protein MLDQSQTPILSALQASSRRPHAAFYAPGHKRGQGASSRLRDLLGAAALATDLPELPELDNLFAPEGVILEAQELAAEAFGAERTYFLTNGSTCGIEAAILATCGPGDKIIVPRNAHRSVIAGLVLSGAMPIFVAPEYSPELGLVLGVKAEAIAATLSHHPDTRAVLLVSPTYHGICSHVGAIASLAHRHGIPLLIDEAHGPHFAFHPDLPIPALELGADLVVQSTHKVLGALSQAAMLHTRGDRVDRDRLQAALQLTQSTSPNSLLLASLDAARHQVAIEGKGLLSDTLALTEHMRTELATVPGLRVIGKPTVTAFSSASDLDLTRLTVDVSGLGLTGLEADEILHEELGVTVELPELQHLTLIVSLGNTDEDGKRCVAGFRTLAESYAKQCVAVEVWPQPAPSTDTSFTLPVVSPREAFFATTETVGAEAAIGRISADTISAYPPGIPAIVAGEVIGEGAIAHLTAIKQQGGYVTGGDAPEAFRVLA from the coding sequence ATGCTCGATCAGTCCCAAACCCCTATTCTCTCGGCGTTGCAGGCGAGCAGTCGGCGACCCCATGCGGCGTTTTACGCACCAGGTCACAAGCGGGGGCAAGGAGCATCTTCTCGACTGCGAGACCTGCTGGGGGCAGCGGCACTGGCGACAGATCTGCCAGAATTGCCGGAGCTAGATAACTTGTTTGCTCCAGAAGGCGTAATTCTGGAAGCTCAGGAACTCGCTGCCGAGGCGTTTGGGGCTGAGCGCACCTACTTTCTCACCAACGGCTCGACCTGCGGCATCGAGGCCGCTATTCTTGCTACCTGTGGCCCTGGCGACAAAATTATTGTGCCGCGGAACGCCCATCGCTCGGTGATTGCGGGGCTGGTGCTGTCGGGAGCAATGCCAATTTTTGTGGCACCCGAGTACAGCCCAGAACTGGGCTTGGTGCTGGGGGTGAAGGCAGAGGCGATCGCCGCTACCCTCAGCCACCATCCCGACACCCGCGCAGTGCTGCTGGTGTCACCCACGTACCACGGCATTTGTTCGCATGTGGGGGCGATCGCATCCCTCGCCCACCGCCACGGCATTCCCTTACTAATAGATGAAGCCCACGGGCCGCACTTTGCTTTTCACCCTGACCTGCCAATCCCGGCGTTGGAGCTGGGCGCTGATCTGGTGGTGCAGTCAACCCACAAGGTGCTGGGAGCACTAAGTCAGGCGGCGATGCTGCACACGCGGGGAGACCGCGTCGATCGCGATCGCCTGCAAGCGGCCCTACAGCTCACTCAATCTACCAGCCCCAATTCTCTGCTGCTGGCTTCCTTAGATGCCGCCCGTCACCAGGTAGCGATCGAGGGCAAGGGGCTTTTGTCGGATACTTTGGCCCTAACGGAGCACATGCGCACGGAGCTGGCTACGGTTCCTGGTTTGCGAGTGATCGGCAAACCGACGGTAACGGCATTCTCCAGTGCTAGCGATCTGGATCTGACTCGGCTGACGGTAGATGTATCAGGCTTAGGGCTCACGGGGCTAGAGGCTGACGAAATTTTGCACGAAGAACTCGGCGTCACCGTCGAACTGCCGGAGTTGCAACACCTGACCTTGATTGTCAGCCTTGGCAATACAGACGAGGATGGGAAGCGGTGCGTGGCCGGTTTTCGAACGCTAGCAGAGAGCTACGCCAAGCAGTGTGTCGCCGTCGAGGTCTGGCCTCAGCCCGCCCCCAGCACGGATACCTCATTTACCCTGCCGGTAGTATCGCCTCGCGAGGCGTTCTTTGCGACTACAGAAACCGTTGGGGCTGAAGCTGCCATTGGCCGCATTAGTGCCGATACGATTTCGGCCTATCCCCCAGGGATTCCCGCCATTGTGGCAGGCGAGGTGATTGGTGAAGGGGCGATCGCCCATCTCACTGCCATCAAACAACAGGGTGGCTACGTGACCGGCGGCGATGCACCAGAAGCTTTCCGGGTTCTGGCCTAA
- a CDS encoding leucine-rich repeat domain-containing protein — MRLDWDSLDRLFEAVPMRLLPLLTPVLWAGVALPALAQAEPLHTSFAAWCNHYDSLAPETQHTVEAMLAYTGTDDCAAAEQQLTSSTALSLEYANISDLRPLASLTQLEQLYLYSNQITDIQPLAGMTQLIDLGLSDNQISDISALRSHPSLQVINLGGNQISDISDLADLPQLIQLDLYANQISDLAPLADLTQLTRLNLRDNQTIQDLRPLQRLSQLSTLILSNNQIDDLTPLQSLTNLYELDLSRNQISNLRPLQALSLSELHLNHNQIQDVQPLATLSDLQILTLDHNNLADLTPLSALENLFLLSLSGNQISELAPLANLQNLLDLELDANQITDISAVRSLTRLTRLSLENRVWVDDYRQPQGDNYVTDLTPLQPLTELSELYLDGNGVTDLSPLANKPYLFQLGLSRNPVSDLAPLANLPVIELDIDATSVSDFGPLTTLTDLTRLHASHTGLSDLHRLPVLPQLSTLTLQGNQIEDLSPLAQFPNLLGLDLSSNQIEDLSPLATLSQLSFLYLSDNQIRDLTPLASLGNLSTLGLTSNAIEDVIPLASLISLGTLTLGFNPLQDIRPLSELTSLETLVLVNTEVQDVSPLASLLNLEVLYLDETPVTDLSPLGALPNLMRLTLGSVPVTEADCPLVPQSACEF, encoded by the coding sequence ATGAGGCTAGATTGGGACAGTTTAGATCGCCTCTTTGAAGCTGTGCCGATGCGTTTGTTGCCGCTGTTGACTCCGGTTCTCTGGGCGGGGGTAGCGCTGCCCGCCCTAGCCCAAGCCGAGCCCCTTCATACCAGCTTTGCCGCCTGGTGCAATCACTACGACAGTCTTGCCCCAGAGACGCAGCATACGGTTGAGGCCATGCTCGCCTACACAGGCACCGACGACTGTGCTGCGGCTGAGCAGCAGCTAACTAGCAGCACGGCGCTCAGTCTGGAGTATGCCAACATCAGCGATCTGCGTCCGTTGGCGTCCCTTACTCAGCTGGAGCAGCTCTACCTTTACAGCAACCAGATTACGGATATTCAACCCCTAGCTGGGATGACCCAGCTCATTGATCTGGGCCTCAGCGACAACCAAATTTCAGATATTAGCGCCCTGCGATCGCACCCCTCCCTGCAAGTTATCAACCTGGGCGGCAATCAAATCAGCGACATCAGCGACCTGGCCGATCTGCCCCAGCTCATTCAGCTCGATCTCTACGCCAATCAAATTTCAGATTTGGCCCCGCTGGCTGACCTTACCCAGCTCACCCGTCTCAATCTACGAGACAACCAAACCATTCAAGACCTGCGCCCGTTGCAGAGGCTTAGTCAGCTCTCGACCTTGATTCTTAGCAACAATCAGATTGACGACCTCACCCCGCTTCAGTCCCTCACCAATCTCTACGAGCTAGATCTGAGCCGCAACCAAATTAGCAATCTCAGGCCGCTACAGGCTCTATCCCTAAGCGAGCTACATCTTAACCACAACCAAATTCAGGATGTGCAGCCTCTAGCCACCCTGAGCGATCTACAAATTCTGACGCTCGATCACAACAACCTTGCTGACCTGACACCCCTGAGCGCTCTAGAAAATCTATTCTTACTGAGCCTGAGCGGCAATCAAATCAGTGAGCTGGCTCCGCTAGCCAACCTTCAGAACCTGCTGGATCTGGAACTCGACGCCAACCAGATTACCGATATCTCAGCAGTGCGATCGCTCACCCGTCTTACCCGCCTTTCCCTAGAAAACCGCGTTTGGGTCGATGATTACCGCCAGCCCCAGGGCGACAACTACGTCACCGATCTCACTCCCTTGCAACCGCTAACCGAGCTGTCTGAGCTGTATCTAGACGGCAACGGAGTCACCGATCTCAGCCCTCTGGCCAACAAACCCTACCTGTTTCAGCTCGGGCTGAGCCGCAACCCGGTCAGCGACCTGGCCCCCTTGGCAAATCTACCCGTAATAGAGCTCGATATTGACGCTACCTCGGTCAGTGATTTTGGCCCTCTGACCACGCTTACCGATCTCACCCGCCTCCACGCCAGCCACACGGGCTTAAGCGATCTGCACCGCCTGCCGGTTTTGCCCCAGCTCAGCACCTTGACCCTACAAGGCAATCAAATTGAAGATCTCAGCCCTCTAGCCCAGTTTCCCAACCTTCTTGGGTTAGACCTCAGCTCTAACCAAATTGAAGACCTCAGTCCCCTGGCTACGCTGTCGCAGCTAAGCTTCCTTTACCTGAGCGACAACCAAATCCGAGATCTGACGCCGTTGGCCAGTCTAGGTAACCTTTCTACCCTGGGGCTGACCAGCAACGCCATTGAGGATGTTATCCCCCTAGCCTCCCTCATCTCCCTCGGAACGTTGACCCTTGGGTTTAACCCGCTCCAAGACATTCGCCCCCTCTCGGAGCTAACCAGTCTAGAAACGCTAGTGTTGGTCAACACCGAGGTCCAAGATGTCAGCCCACTCGCATCACTGCTGAATTTAGAAGTGCTGTATCTAGACGAAACCCCCGTCACCGACCTGAGTCCGCTGGGCGCTCTGCCGAATTTGATGCGTCTTACCCTTGGGAGTGTCCCGGTAACGGAAGCAGATTGCCCCCTAGTCCCGCAAAGCGCGTGTGAATTTTAG
- a CDS encoding DUF427 domain-containing protein — MAKATWNGVVLAESDACEVVEGNQYFPPDSLNMDYFKPISKTTGCPWKGTASYYDIVVDNNVNSGAAWYYAEPKPAASDIKGYVAFYSNKVKVEA; from the coding sequence ATGGCTAAAGCTACCTGGAATGGTGTTGTACTAGCTGAAAGCGACGCCTGCGAAGTGGTCGAAGGCAACCAGTACTTCCCCCCCGACTCGCTGAATATGGACTATTTCAAGCCCATCAGCAAAACCACCGGCTGCCCCTGGAAAGGCACTGCCAGCTACTACGACATCGTTGTTGATAACAACGTGAATTCTGGTGCCGCCTGGTACTACGCCGAACCCAAGCCCGCCGCGAGCGACATCAAGGGCTACGTGGCGTTCTATAGCAACAAGGTGAAGGTAGAAGCGTAG